A single region of the Acidobacteriota bacterium genome encodes:
- a CDS encoding class I SAM-dependent methyltransferase: MSLKIVPPSRRLNAGADAASVQPAGRRWPSAPQGRQLFRRPADPNSPRQVKTSFSLKCLHRIVGLEYLNFGIWSAEDPLDLAGLRRAQERLVERLFELLPPGVSSVLDVGCGTGAITERLAALGYDVEGLSPDPYHGELFAARLPDRRFHLGRFQEFEPDRRYDLLFLCESAQYVWLEELFEAVERSLAPGGTVLLCDYFVVRPNDGEQSRSGHPLGDFLGRAAKAGLVLEVDEDVTPAVLPTLRLGQAILDRFGRGAVELLRETTMRRSPRFAGFGWRLARPLTGRLDRLDRLIDPERFARVKQYRVMRFRSAR, translated from the coding sequence GTGAGCCTGAAGATCGTTCCACCGTCGCGGCGTTTGAATGCGGGCGCCGACGCCGCTTCGGTTCAGCCGGCGGGCCGCCGCTGGCCGTCCGCGCCCCAGGGCCGACAGTTGTTCCGCAGGCCCGCGGATCCGAACAGCCCGCGCCAGGTCAAGACGAGCTTCTCGCTCAAGTGCCTGCACCGGATCGTGGGGCTGGAGTACCTGAACTTCGGCATATGGAGCGCCGAAGACCCGCTGGATCTGGCCGGTTTGCGCCGTGCACAGGAGCGCCTGGTGGAGCGGCTGTTCGAACTGCTGCCCCCGGGTGTGTCGTCCGTGCTCGACGTCGGCTGCGGTACAGGTGCGATCACCGAACGCCTGGCCGCCCTCGGCTACGACGTGGAGGGTCTGTCGCCTGATCCCTACCACGGCGAGCTGTTCGCGGCGCGGCTTCCGGATCGACGCTTCCACCTCGGCCGCTTTCAGGAGTTCGAGCCGGACCGACGCTACGACCTCCTGTTCCTTTGCGAGTCGGCTCAGTACGTGTGGCTCGAAGAACTGTTCGAGGCGGTCGAGCGCTCCCTGGCGCCCGGTGGAACCGTGCTGCTGTGCGACTACTTCGTCGTTCGTCCGAACGACGGGGAGCAATCGAGGAGCGGTCACCCGCTGGGTGACTTCCTGGGACGGGCGGCGAAGGCCGGTCTCGTCCTCGAAGTCGACGAGGATGTGACCCCGGCCGTGCTGCCGACCTTGCGGTTGGGCCAAGCCATCCTGGACCGCTTCGGACGCGGAGCGGTGGAGCTCCTGCGGGAGACGACGATGCGCCGGTCGCCGCGGTTCGCCGGCTTCGGCTGGCGACTGGCCCGGCCGCTCACCGGCCGCCTGGATCGGCTCGACCGGCTGATCGATCCGGAGCGCTTCGCCCGCGTGAAGCAGTACCGCGTGATGCGCTTCAGGAGCGCTCGGTGA
- a CDS encoding prolyl oligopeptidase family serine peptidase, which yields MRSAIAIACSLLTFAFLDAAAAQSHPGSAGGYLTPPQEIVDILDAPPTPGVLVSPNRDVILLTEGRSMPPISWQARPLERLAGYRIDPRNSGPWRAPETAALTIRRVDGEPVDGGLRIEAPRGTTLGWPRFSPDGAHLSYAVLRDTGIELWVVDIGSGKPRALTSASLNATWGNPCEWLFDSSGVLCRFRVPGRGAPPSPPRQPDGPNIQEHDGRLSPVRTYQDLLANAHDEALFEYHFTSRIETVDLATGKRTQIGEPGLFMRVSGAPDSRQVLVERLERPFSWLHPASRFPRAVEVWTRDGGKVATVANLPLADAVPIGGVPTGPRGHRWNPTAPATLVWSEAQDGGDPKAEVPHRDHLFAVDAPFDGEPRELTRTEYRFTGIGWTADGTALVNEYDRETRWFRTSLLDVGGDEPRTLFDRSAEDRYGDPGFPWQRPGGGTASSVVLQDGDSIYLVGRGASPEGDLPFVDRLNLDTLATERLFRSESGTYETAVAVLSADGGSLLTRRESTTEPPNYFATDLSTGDRRALTDFSDPAPILRQVEKRLLTYEREDGVGLSATLYLPPGYQEGDRPPMLLWAYPREFTNVNAASQVTGSPHRFTTLRGASHLLLLTQGYAILDGPAMPIVGEGETANDTYVEQLVSSAKAAIDRVVELGVADPDRIAIGGHSYGAFMTANLLAHSDLFAAGIARSGAYNRSLTPFGFQNGIATDQLRS from the coding sequence ATGAGATCAGCTATCGCCATCGCCTGCTCGCTACTCACTTTCGCCTTCCTCGACGCGGCCGCGGCGCAGTCGCACCCCGGTTCTGCCGGCGGCTATCTCACCCCGCCGCAGGAGATCGTCGACATCCTCGACGCGCCGCCGACTCCCGGCGTGCTCGTGAGCCCGAACCGGGACGTGATTCTGCTGACGGAGGGACGAAGCATGCCGCCGATCTCCTGGCAGGCGCGGCCGCTGGAGCGTCTGGCGGGCTACCGGATCGACCCGCGCAACAGCGGACCCTGGCGGGCGCCCGAGACCGCGGCGCTGACGATTCGCCGCGTCGACGGCGAGCCGGTCGACGGCGGCCTCCGGATTGAGGCGCCCCGCGGCACAACGCTCGGCTGGCCGCGGTTCTCACCCGACGGCGCTCACCTCTCCTACGCCGTCCTCCGCGACACGGGGATCGAGCTCTGGGTCGTCGACATCGGGAGCGGCAAGCCGAGAGCGCTTACTTCGGCATCGCTCAATGCGACGTGGGGGAACCCGTGCGAATGGCTGTTCGATTCGAGCGGCGTGCTCTGCCGCTTCCGGGTGCCCGGAAGGGGCGCGCCGCCGTCGCCGCCGCGCCAGCCCGACGGACCGAACATCCAGGAGCACGATGGGCGCCTGTCGCCGGTACGCACCTACCAGGACCTGCTCGCGAACGCCCACGACGAAGCGCTGTTCGAGTACCACTTCACGAGCCGGATCGAGACAGTCGACCTGGCCACCGGGAAGCGGACCCAGATCGGCGAGCCCGGCCTCTTCATGCGTGTCTCCGGCGCTCCGGACAGCCGCCAGGTGCTCGTCGAGCGGCTCGAGCGTCCCTTCTCCTGGCTACATCCGGCGAGCCGCTTCCCGCGTGCAGTTGAAGTGTGGACCCGGGACGGCGGCAAGGTCGCAACCGTGGCGAACCTGCCGCTCGCCGACGCCGTGCCGATCGGCGGCGTTCCCACCGGGCCGCGAGGTCACCGCTGGAATCCCACGGCGCCGGCCACGCTCGTCTGGAGCGAGGCGCAGGACGGCGGCGACCCGAAGGCCGAGGTTCCGCACCGCGACCATCTGTTCGCGGTCGACGCGCCGTTCGACGGCGAACCGCGGGAGCTGACCCGCACGGAGTACCGCTTCACGGGGATCGGCTGGACAGCCGACGGCACCGCCCTGGTCAACGAGTACGACCGCGAGACCCGCTGGTTCCGTACCTCCTTGCTCGATGTCGGCGGCGACGAGCCGCGGACGCTGTTCGACCGTAGCGCCGAGGATCGCTACGGCGATCCGGGGTTCCCGTGGCAGCGGCCTGGGGGCGGCACCGCGAGCTCCGTGGTCCTGCAGGACGGCGACAGCATCTACCTCGTCGGCCGCGGCGCCTCGCCCGAAGGCGACCTGCCCTTCGTCGACCGTCTGAATCTCGACACCCTGGCCACGGAGCGCCTTTTCCGCAGTGAGTCCGGGACCTATGAAACGGCTGTTGCCGTGCTTTCGGCAGACGGCGGCTCGCTCCTGACCCGCCGCGAGAGCACCACGGAGCCGCCCAACTACTTCGCGACGGACCTCTCGACAGGCGACCGGCGCGCCCTGACCGACTTCAGCGACCCGGCGCCGATCCTCCGGCAGGTCGAAAAGCGGCTACTGACCTACGAGCGCGAGGACGGAGTCGGCCTGTCGGCGACCCTCTACCTGCCGCCCGGCTACCAGGAGGGCGACCGCCCGCCGATGCTGCTCTGGGCCTATCCGCGCGAGTTCACGAACGTCAACGCGGCGAGCCAGGTGACCGGCTCGCCCCACCGTTTCACCACCCTGCGCGGCGCCTCGCATCTGCTGCTACTGACCCAGGGCTACGCGATCCTGGACGGACCGGCGATGCCGATCGTCGGCGAGGGCGAGACGGCGAACGACACCTACGTCGAGCAGCTCGTCTCGAGCGCGAAGGCGGCGATCGACAGGGTCGTCGAACTCGGCGTCGCCGACCCCGACCGGATCGCCATCGGCGGCCACAGCTACGGCGCCTTCATGACCGCCAACCTGCTCGCCCACTCCGACCTGTTCGCGGCCGGCATCGCCCGCAGCGGCGCCTACAACCGGTCACTCACCCCGTTCGGCTTCCAGAACGGCATCGCTACAGACCAACTAAGGTCTTGA
- a CDS encoding P-II family nitrogen regulator, whose translation MKYIVAIVQPDRMQEVLDLLEEKEIHLLTVSNVMGRGRQRGVAEVYRGHKEAGALLRKLKLEIAVNDDYVDVVVDAITQGAQTGRVGDGKIFILPLEETIRIRTGETGNVAIG comes from the coding sequence ATGAAGTACATCGTGGCAATCGTTCAGCCCGACCGGATGCAGGAGGTTCTCGACCTCCTGGAAGAGAAGGAGATTCACCTGCTGACCGTCTCCAACGTGATGGGACGAGGCCGCCAGCGGGGAGTAGCCGAGGTCTACCGCGGTCACAAGGAGGCCGGCGCCCTGCTGCGCAAGCTGAAGCTGGAGATCGCGGTGAACGACGACTACGTCGACGTCGTGGTCGACGCGATCACCCAAGGCGCTCAGACCGGCCGGGTCGGCGACGGCAAGATCTTCATCCTGCCGCTCGAAGAGACGATCCGCATCCGAACCGGCGAGACCGGAAACGTCGCGATCGGCTAG
- a CDS encoding ammonium transporter, with protein MSFRTRGRTLGLGSALGLTLLLALFGAAPAAAQEGVDSGDTAWMLTASALVLLMTPGLAFFYGGLVRRKNILSILMQCFLCMGLMTVLWVVVGFSLAFGSDALGGVIGGGDYFLLAGLSHDAWDGTGIPGPLFMIFQGMFAIITPALMVGAFAERMKFSAICLFMGAWLLVVYAPICHWVWGGSEGFFGLGGDGALDFAGGTVVHINAGVSALVAAIVLGRRRDYPEHASPPHNLPFAVLGTGLLWFGWFGFNAGSAVAANASASNAFVVTQVATATAAATWGLIDWFKDSKPTLLGVITGAVAGLVAITPACGSVSAIGALGVGAGASVFAYLAVTWLKSKLGYDDSLDVFGVHGVAGMWGAIAAGLWATDVVPGNDTNGLFYGNAGQVAIQLKAVAYTIVWAAVVSFILLKIVDLIVGLRVSDDEERIGLDLTDHRENAYTLVD; from the coding sequence ATGAGCTTCAGAACGCGTGGCCGGACCCTGGGTCTGGGTTCGGCCCTGGGACTCACGTTGCTGCTTGCACTCTTCGGAGCCGCCCCGGCCGCGGCGCAGGAAGGAGTCGATAGCGGCGATACGGCATGGATGCTGACCGCCAGTGCCTTGGTGTTGCTCATGACGCCGGGACTGGCGTTCTTCTACGGCGGACTGGTCCGTCGCAAGAACATCCTCTCGATCCTCATGCAGTGCTTCCTCTGCATGGGACTCATGACGGTGCTCTGGGTCGTCGTCGGCTTCAGCCTCGCCTTCGGCTCGGACGCTCTCGGCGGCGTGATCGGCGGCGGCGACTACTTCCTGCTGGCCGGCCTGAGCCACGACGCCTGGGACGGGACGGGCATTCCCGGACCGCTCTTCATGATCTTCCAGGGCATGTTCGCGATCATCACGCCCGCCCTGATGGTCGGCGCCTTCGCGGAGCGGATGAAGTTCAGCGCCATCTGCCTGTTCATGGGCGCCTGGCTGCTGGTTGTTTACGCGCCGATCTGTCACTGGGTCTGGGGCGGTTCGGAGGGCTTCTTCGGACTCGGCGGCGACGGTGCGCTCGATTTCGCCGGCGGTACGGTCGTTCACATCAACGCTGGCGTTTCGGCCCTGGTGGCGGCGATCGTGCTTGGCCGGCGACGTGACTATCCCGAACATGCTTCCCCGCCGCACAACCTGCCCTTCGCGGTGCTCGGCACGGGCCTCCTCTGGTTCGGATGGTTCGGGTTCAACGCCGGCAGCGCCGTGGCCGCCAACGCTTCGGCCTCCAACGCCTTCGTCGTCACCCAGGTCGCTACCGCAACGGCGGCCGCCACCTGGGGCCTGATCGACTGGTTCAAGGACTCGAAGCCCACGCTTCTGGGTGTCATCACCGGCGCTGTCGCCGGGCTCGTCGCGATCACCCCGGCCTGCGGCTCGGTCAGCGCCATCGGCGCACTCGGCGTCGGCGCCGGCGCTTCCGTGTTCGCCTACCTTGCCGTCACCTGGCTGAAGTCGAAGCTCGGCTACGACGATTCGCTGGACGTCTTCGGCGTCCACGGCGTCGCCGGCATGTGGGGCGCGATCGCCGCCGGCCTCTGGGCCACGGACGTGGTGCCCGGCAACGACACGAACGGCCTCTTCTACGGCAACGCCGGACAGGTTGCGATTCAGCTCAAGGCGGTCGCCTACACCATCGTCTGGGCGGCGGTCGTGTCCTTCATCCTGCTCAAGATCGTCGACCTGATCGTCGGCCTGCGCGTCAGCGACGACGAGGAGCGGATCGGGCTCGACCTCACCGACCACCGCGAAAACGCCTACACCCTGGTCGACTAG
- a CDS encoding serine hydrolase has translation MSRRGWGDRWLIAGIAMMLAFAACAGPVADTETAGAAEPVNPDLENLGPREEVLFWTPEQQVAGYRNADLVGDARWFEASDDPYPLPPVPRDLSAVTYEVEGETFTVEDYVQDRRIAGLLVVKDDHVVFERYGLGNDENSRWISFSIAKSVVSMLYGAAIADGYIDSVDDPVTKYLPLLSGGGYDEVSIRDVLQMASGVGWNEDYADPESDVATLPGPIVQQTKYMAGLEELHPPGEVFNYNTGETNMAGAVLRAAIGNNLSTYLEHKIWGPFGMEADANWLLHEEGGGELGGCCINATLRDYGRIGIFAMNGGVLRDGTRVLPEGWMEESTTPSDGYDGYGYLWWLAGDGVFAGIGIFGQYLWMDPSSNIVIVTHSAWPYATNAEYSRHRAALVAALAGAVR, from the coding sequence GTGAGTAGGCGAGGGTGGGGCGACCGGTGGTTGATCGCCGGAATCGCGATGATGCTGGCGTTCGCCGCCTGCGCCGGACCGGTCGCGGACACCGAGACGGCCGGCGCGGCCGAGCCGGTGAATCCCGATCTGGAGAACCTGGGGCCGCGGGAGGAAGTGCTGTTCTGGACGCCGGAGCAGCAGGTCGCGGGCTACCGGAATGCGGACCTCGTCGGCGACGCCCGCTGGTTCGAGGCCTCCGACGATCCGTACCCGCTGCCGCCGGTGCCGCGGGACCTGTCGGCGGTGACCTACGAGGTCGAGGGCGAGACGTTCACGGTCGAGGACTACGTCCAGGATCGCAGGATCGCCGGTCTCCTGGTCGTCAAGGATGACCACGTCGTGTTCGAGCGCTACGGCCTCGGCAACGACGAGAACAGCCGCTGGATCTCGTTCTCGATCGCCAAGTCCGTCGTCTCGATGCTCTACGGCGCCGCGATCGCCGACGGCTACATCGACAGCGTCGACGATCCGGTCACGAAGTACCTGCCGTTGCTTTCGGGCGGTGGCTACGACGAAGTGTCGATCAGGGACGTACTCCAGATGGCTTCAGGCGTGGGCTGGAACGAGGACTACGCGGATCCCGAGTCCGATGTCGCGACGTTGCCGGGGCCGATCGTTCAGCAGACGAAGTACATGGCGGGGCTTGAGGAACTCCATCCTCCGGGCGAGGTCTTCAACTACAACACCGGCGAGACGAACATGGCCGGCGCCGTGCTGAGGGCGGCGATCGGCAACAACCTCTCGACCTACCTCGAGCACAAGATCTGGGGCCCGTTCGGCATGGAGGCCGACGCGAACTGGCTGCTCCACGAGGAGGGTGGCGGCGAACTGGGCGGCTGCTGCATCAACGCGACGCTCCGCGACTACGGCCGGATCGGGATCTTCGCGATGAACGGCGGCGTCCTGCGCGACGGGACGCGGGTGCTGCCCGAAGGCTGGATGGAGGAGTCCACGACCCCCAGCGACGGCTATGACGGCTACGGCTACCTCTGGTGGCTGGCCGGCGACGGCGTCTTCGCCGGCATCGGCATCTTCGGCCAGTACCTGTGGATGGATCCGTCGTCCAACATCGTGATCGTGACCCACAGCGCCTGGCCATACGCGACGAACGCGGAGTACAGCCGCCACCGCGCGGCCCTGGTCGCGGCGCTCGCCGGCGCCGTGCGGTAG
- a CDS encoding HupE/UreJ family protein: MYNGPDWVRRRVIRASDDGRTDRFTGDADRVTRVLAGILDGATASIRPLYRLRSNAFPRLQIGCVVLAAAPLLFAADSAAAHEVPGSVTVQVLVKQQDDRLQVLVRTPLEAMQEMQFPVDYRGILDLEALRASNLLVEAANRWITPNLDLYAGRDQLPTTTVQAVRLSIPSDRSFLDFDRALAHIREPPLPATTQLVWRQALLDVHLETPLGAHGANERPRFSIDPRFGRLGLRVLTVIRYESSDGDARALQLAAEPGRVRLDPNWAQASIHFIAMGFEHILSGLDHLLFLVCLVAPLRRLRQLVLVVTSFTVAHSITLIASAAGLAPRALWFPTLVEVLIALSIVYMAFENILGVGQERRWTAAFGFGLVHGFGFSFALNESLQFAGSHLVTSLLAFNVGVELGQLLVLLLLIPLLDFVFRRLPNERLGTILISALIVHTAWHWTGDRGSDLLQYRPLAPLLDTVPQGVLPWILVIAAAAVPTSQWLRRRPSNGHRCPNNLRRWRNALPKRRRERAARCRSPTRDQ; this comes from the coding sequence GTGTACAACGGGCCAGACTGGGTGCGCCGGCGTGTCATCCGTGCGTCCGATGACGGACGCACGGACCGGTTCACGGGTGACGCGGACCGTGTCACCCGGGTTCTCGCCGGCATTCTGGACGGCGCGACGGCTAGCATTCGCCCCCTGTACCGCCTCCGCTCCAACGCGTTTCCGCGACTTCAGATCGGCTGCGTCGTCCTCGCCGCAGCGCCGCTGCTCTTCGCCGCTGATTCCGCCGCGGCCCACGAGGTGCCCGGCAGCGTCACGGTCCAGGTCCTAGTCAAACAGCAGGACGACCGGCTCCAAGTGCTCGTGCGGACGCCGCTCGAAGCGATGCAGGAGATGCAGTTCCCGGTCGACTACCGGGGCATCCTGGACCTGGAGGCGCTACGAGCGAGCAACCTGCTCGTGGAAGCCGCCAACCGCTGGATCACGCCCAACCTCGACCTGTACGCCGGTCGCGACCAACTGCCGACGACGACGGTTCAGGCGGTCCGGCTGTCGATCCCGTCCGACCGCTCCTTCCTCGATTTCGACCGCGCCCTTGCCCACATCCGCGAGCCCCCCCTGCCGGCGACAACCCAGCTCGTCTGGCGGCAGGCACTGCTCGATGTCCACCTGGAGACGCCGCTCGGAGCTCACGGCGCCAACGAACGACCCCGATTCTCGATCGACCCGCGCTTCGGCCGCCTGGGCCTGCGGGTCCTCACGGTCATTCGCTACGAGTCGTCCGACGGCGATGCGCGAGCGCTTCAACTCGCCGCCGAACCGGGCCGGGTCCGGCTCGACCCGAACTGGGCGCAGGCCTCGATCCACTTCATCGCGATGGGTTTCGAACACATCCTGAGCGGCCTCGACCACCTGCTCTTCCTGGTCTGCCTGGTGGCACCGCTTCGCCGCCTGCGCCAGCTCGTGCTCGTCGTGACCTCGTTCACGGTGGCCCACTCGATTACCCTGATCGCGTCCGCCGCAGGACTCGCGCCACGCGCGCTGTGGTTCCCCACTCTGGTCGAAGTCCTGATCGCGCTTTCCATCGTCTACATGGCCTTCGAGAACATCCTCGGAGTCGGCCAGGAGCGCCGCTGGACCGCCGCCTTCGGCTTCGGCCTCGTCCACGGCTTCGGTTTCTCGTTCGCCCTCAACGAATCGCTCCAGTTCGCAGGCTCGCACCTGGTGACCTCCCTGCTCGCCTTCAACGTCGGCGTCGAACTCGGCCAGCTCCTGGTCCTGCTGCTCCTGATTCCCCTGCTGGACTTCGTGTTCCGCCGCCTCCCCAACGAGCGGCTCGGAACCATCCTCATCTCCGCCCTGATCGTCCACACTGCCTGGCACTGGACCGGCGACCGGGGGTCGGATCTCCTGCAATACCGCCCCCTGGCGCCGCTGCTGGATACCGTGCCTCAGGGCGTCCTGCCGTGGATTCTGGTGATTGCGGCGGCCGCGGTTCCCACAAGCCAGTGGCTGCGCCGACGACCCTCAAACGGTCATCGTTGCCCAAACAACCTGCGACGATGGAGAAACGCGCTCCCCAAGCGGCGCAGAGAACGCGCTGCCCGTTGCCGCTCGCCTACCCGCGATCAGTGA
- a CDS encoding calcineurin-like phosphoesterase family protein — protein sequence MNRHATSRRTFLRTGAAAFAGAALRPEGLLADPYAPLGSQPTPTRPGMPAAPTTRSSPIVVQGVVRSRGRGIPRVPVSDGVQVVDTDADGTFEILTRSERGFVWFTPPSGYRIPLNRPGTARFYQALSGRQQQTATFDLEPDPVPQDDHTLLLLGDIQAQDERETGLFLGQSVPDISETIAGLGGEHVFGISCGDIMYDNLYLYPDYERGVRMMEVPFFQVVGNHDLDFHSFTDRASAETFSDHFGPTWYSFNRGAVHYVVLDDVFWYGEGYLGYLGADVLAWLEQDLARVEPGSTVIVATHIPVLGSRHTRMGDEKPRTNVAVVNRDALYRLLEPFNAHILTGHTHESEHVFEQGTHEHVTAAVCGAWWSGPICFDGTPNGYCVYSIRGEEVRWRYKATGYPADHQMRLYRTGSNPAAPGELIANIWNWDPEWTVRWFVDGEPRGEMERHRGLDPLSVELHTGPDLPPRREWVEPVPTDHLFRVALTGRERVVLVEATDRFGRVYTEEWRR from the coding sequence ATGAACCGACACGCCACCTCCCGCCGCACCTTCCTCAGGACCGGCGCCGCAGCCTTCGCCGGCGCGGCACTCCGCCCGGAAGGGCTTCTCGCCGATCCCTACGCCCCGCTCGGTTCCCAGCCGACACCGACTCGGCCCGGCATGCCAGCCGCGCCGACCACCCGCTCCTCTCCCATCGTCGTTCAGGGCGTGGTGCGCTCCCGCGGCCGCGGCATCCCCCGGGTCCCGGTCTCGGACGGCGTTCAGGTCGTGGACACTGACGCAGATGGCACCTTCGAGATCCTCACCCGGTCCGAGCGCGGGTTCGTGTGGTTCACGCCGCCATCCGGCTACCGCATCCCCCTCAACCGCCCCGGGACCGCCCGCTTCTACCAGGCGCTGTCGGGCCGGCAGCAGCAAACAGCGACCTTCGACCTCGAACCCGACCCGGTGCCCCAGGACGACCACACCCTGCTCCTCCTCGGCGACATTCAGGCGCAGGACGAGCGGGAGACCGGCCTCTTCCTGGGCCAGTCGGTGCCCGATATCAGCGAAACGATCGCCGGGCTCGGCGGCGAGCACGTTTTCGGCATCTCGTGCGGCGACATCATGTACGACAACCTCTACCTCTATCCCGACTACGAGCGCGGGGTGCGCATGATGGAGGTTCCCTTCTTCCAGGTGGTCGGCAATCACGACCTCGATTTCCATAGCTTCACCGACCGCGCGTCGGCCGAGACCTTCAGCGACCACTTCGGGCCCACGTGGTACTCCTTCAACCGGGGCGCCGTCCACTACGTGGTGCTCGATGACGTCTTCTGGTACGGCGAGGGATATCTGGGATACCTCGGAGCCGACGTCCTGGCCTGGCTGGAGCAGGACCTGGCGAGGGTGGAACCAGGCTCGACCGTGATCGTCGCCACCCACATTCCCGTCCTGGGCAGCCGGCACACTCGCATGGGCGACGAGAAGCCGCGCACCAACGTTGCGGTCGTCAACCGCGACGCGCTCTACCGCCTCCTCGAGCCCTTCAACGCGCACATCCTGACGGGCCACACGCACGAGAGCGAGCACGTCTTCGAGCAGGGCACGCACGAGCACGTCACCGCGGCCGTCTGCGGCGCCTGGTGGAGCGGCCCGATCTGCTTCGACGGCACCCCCAACGGCTATTGCGTCTACTCGATCCGCGGCGAGGAGGTGCGTTGGCGTTACAAGGCCACCGGCTACCCCGCCGATCACCAGATGCGTCTCTACCGCACGGGGTCCAATCCGGCCGCCCCCGGCGAGCTGATCGCCAACATCTGGAACTGGGACCCCGAATGGACGGTCCGCTGGTTCGTCGACGGCGAGCCTCGAGGCGAGATGGAGCGCCACCGCGGACTCGATCCCCTGAGTGTGGAGCTGCACACCGGGCCTGACCTGCCGCCGCGGCGCGAGTGGGTCGAGCCGGTCCCCACGGATCATCTCTTCCGTGTCGCGTTGACGGGCCGTGAGCGAGTCGTCCTAGTCGAAGCCACAGATCGGTTCGGACGGGTGTACACCGAGGAATGGCGAAGGTAG